A genomic stretch from Telopea speciosissima isolate NSW1024214 ecotype Mountain lineage chromosome 7, Tspe_v1, whole genome shotgun sequence includes:
- the LOC122668343 gene encoding calumenin: MKLTVVAYLIVATIVLVFLTLTPTSRHHHHHHRHIGRRLGHKHAPFDPLVGKLERLMEERSSGGGAIDNGNHHHSLSSVTTGNNWDSFSGNDGDELDREEEEYLRDEEVSFNITKRLLTMFPLIDKDPKDGYISLKELENWNVERAVERLNYKTMKEMRLHDLDGDGSLSLSECLHRFSLTNLEKNDMAPGQAGWWKEQFSIADADGNGFLNFAELNDFLNPKDSENEEIQVWLLREKIRYMGNDKDGKLNFVEFRDHAYDIYKFHAEYEYNVNDIPKPEQKFAELDFNHDKFLTVEELLPILHQLYPGEITYATYYAKYLIREVDADKDGKLTINEMLNNEEIFYSKVFEKEFDNEEDNEDDDFDDDDDYYFHDEF; this comes from the exons ATGAAATTGACGGTTGTGGCATATCTGATTGTGGCCACTATCGTCCTCGTCTTCCTCACCTTAACACCAACTtcccgccaccaccaccaccaccaccgtcacaTAGGTCGCCGCCTGGGACACAAGCATGCACCGTTCGATCCGTTGGTTGGGAAGTTGGAGAGATTAATGGAAGAAAGATCATCTGGTGGAGGAGCAATTGATAATGGAAACCATCATCATAGTTTAAGCAGTGTTACTACTGGGAATAATTGGGATTCATTTtccggcaatgatggtgatgaattggatagagaagaagaagagtatttAAGGGATGAGGAGGTGTCGTTTAACATAACAAAGAGGCTGTTAACTATGTTTCCTCTAATAGATAAGGATCCTAAGGATGGTTATATTAGTTTGAAGGAACTTGAGAATTGGAATGTGGAAAGAGCTGTTGAACGTTTGAATTATAAGACCATGAAGGAGATGAGGCTACATGATTTGGATGGAGATGGCTCTCTTAGTCTATCTGAATGTCTCCATCGGTTCTCCCTTACAAAtctag AGAAAAATGACATGGCTCCTGGCCAAGCTGGATGGTGGAAGGAGCAATTCAGTATTGCAGATGCAGATGGCAATGGATTTCTCAACTTTGCTGAACTAAATGA TTTCttgaaccctaaagatagtgaaaatgaagaaattcaAGTATGGTTGTTAAGAGAAAAGATTAG GTACATGGGCAATGATAAGGATGGAAAACTCAATTTTGTCGAGTTTCGTGATCATGCATATGACATTTACAAGTTTCATGCTGAATATGAATATAATGTAAATGATATACCCAAGCCTGAACAAAAATTTGCAGAGCTTGACTTTAACCATGACAA ATTTTTGACAGTAGAAGAATTGTTACCCATACTACATCAGCTTTACCCGGGAGAAATCACTTATGCTACATACTATGCAAAGTATCTAATTCGCGAG GTTGATGCTGATAAAGATGGGAAGcttacaattaatgaaatgctcAATAATGAAGAAATTTTTTACAGCAAAGTGTTTGAGAAAGAATTCGATAACGAAGAGGacaatgaagatgatgattttgaCGATGATGACGATTATTATTTTCATGATGAGTTTTGA
- the LOC122668130 gene encoding protein ALTERED PHOSPHATE STARVATION RESPONSE 1-like, whose translation MGCTQSKIENEEAVSRCKERKQFMKDAVTARNAFAAAHSAYSIALKNTGAALNDYGQGEVQDLHRPSQPTPQPPIETLPPPPPPLPNFSPTPLQRATSMPEFPVSKSHHIPNPSDTIREEEDADDDADDDADDNADALPHGDDENEVSELNLRRHRLHHSSGGGGGGRRAVTAEPLHPPSPPRTPPDNHTPLPPESKGMMSWDYFFPMVENMAGPSLSEPDEIRPVKDETESRMYAMRFNRTESVVGHVDVGGQVGNIEPRSPEMVIESTEMAAVKPSKNGKLIHHVHSNTAPAEVKRVGRGANSVNLLQILNKLDDHFLRASESAHEVSKMLEATRMHYHSNFADNRGHIDHSAIVMRVITWNKTFRGLNANDGKDDFDSEEFETHATVLDKLLAWEKKLYDEVKAGELMKLEYQRKVGLLNKQKKRGASSEALERTKAAVSHLHTRYIVDMQSMDSTVSEINRLRDHQLYPKLIALVDAMGKMWESMHAHHVDQLKIVSDIRSLDISHAPKETSSQHHERTIQLWNILQEWHSQFQKLVAHQKEYIRALNLWLKLNIIPIESSLKEKVSSPPRLLQPPIQVLLHAWHDHLENVPDELAKTAISTFAAVVKAIMEHQQEEMKQKEKCEETRKEYMRKSRAFDDWYHKYMERHMPTDETEQERTDDANHKDPITERQYAVDILKKRLEDEVEVHQKLCRQVREKSLSSLKMHLPELFRAMSDFASASSDMYMKLQSISQSQNPTGN comes from the exons atggGTTGTACACAATCCAAGATCGAGAACGAAGAAGCCGTATCTCGCTGTAAAGAGCGTAAGCAGTTCATGAAAGATGCCGTTACCGCTCGCAACGCCTTCGCCGCTGCTCATTCTGCCTACTCCATTGCTCTGAAGAACACTGGTGCCGCCCTGAACGACTACGGCCAAGGCGAAGTCCAAGACCTCCACCGCCCATCTCAGCCAACCCCACAACCACCCATCGAAACCCTTCCACCTCCTCCGCCTCCTCTCCCCAACTTCTCCCCTACTCCTCTTCAACGCGCCACTAGTATGCCGGAATTCCCAGTCTCCAAGTCCCACCATATCCCCAACCCCTCCGACACCATCCGTGAAGAGGAAGATGCCGATGATGACGCCGACGACGATGCAGACGACAATGCCGATGCCCTTCCTCACGGAGACGACGAGAATGAAGTCAGTGAACTCAATCTGCGCCGCCACCGTCTCCATCACAGCTccggtggtggaggtggaggtcgAAGGGCAGTGACGGCCGAACCGCTGCATCCGCCATCTCCACCTCGTACCCCGCCTGATAACCATACCCCACTTCCCCCAGAGTCCAAGGGCATGATGTCATGGGATTACTTCTTCCCCATGGTTGAGAACATGGCTGGTCCTTCTTTGAGTGAGCCAGATGAGATTAGGCCTGTGAAAGATGAGACTGAGAGTCGGATGTATGCGATGAGGTTTAATAGAACAGAGAGTGTTGTGGGTCATGTTGATGTTGGAGGTCAGGTTGGTAACATTGAGCCTCGGTCGCCGGAGATGGTGATTGAGTCGACTGAGATGGCAGCGGTGAAGCCTTCGAAGAATGGGAAGCTAATTCATCATGTACATTCGAACACGGCGCCTGCTGAGGTTAAGAGAGTGGGTAGGGGTGCAAATAGTGTTAATCTGTTGCAGATACTGAATAAGCTTGATGATCATTTTCTTAGGGCGTCAGAGAGTGCTCATGAAGTTTCGAAAATGCTTGAGGCTACTCGGATGCATTACCACTCCAACTTCGCAGACAATCGAG GACACATTGACCATTCTGCCATAGTTATGCGTGTTATTACATGGAATAAGACCTTTAGAGGTTTAAATGCTAATGATGGAAAGGATGATTTTGATTCAGAAGAATTTGAAACTCATGCTACTGTACTGGATAAGTTGCTAGCGTGGGAGAAAAAACTCTATGATGAAGTTAAG GCTGGTGAACTTATGAAACTGGAATATCAGAGAAAGGTTGGTTTGCTGAATAAGCAAAAGAAACGTGGAGCTAGTTCTGAGGCGCTAGAGAGAACCAAAGCTGCAGTGAGTCATTTGCACACAAGATACATAGTTGACATGCAGTCAATGGATTCAACAGTCTCTGAAATAAACCGTTTACGTGACCATCAGTTGTACCCCAAACTCATTGCCCTTGTTGATGC GATGGGCAAAATGTGGGAATCAATGCATGCTCATCATGTTGACCAGCTTAAAATTGTTTCAGACATCAGATCCCTTGATATCTCCCATGCTCCCAAAGAAACAAGCAGTCAGCACCATGAGCGTACCATCCAGCTTTGGAATATTCTCCAGGAATGGCATTCACAATTCCAGAAGCTTGTGGCCCATCAGAAAGAGTACATTCGTGCCCTCAATCTCTGGCTAAAACTAAACATCATCCCTATTGAGAGCAGTTTGAAGGAGAAAGTCTCTTCCCCACCAAGGCTCTTGCAACCCCCAATCCAGGTCCTTCTGCATGCCTGGCATGACCATCTTGAGAATGTTCCGGATGAGCTGGCCAAGACTGCAATATCCACCTTTGCTGCTGTTGTCAAAGCCATCATGGAGCATCAGCAGGAAGAGATGAAACAGAAGGAAAAATGTGAAGAGACCAGGAAGGAGTACATGCGTAAGAGCCGGGCTTTTGATGACTGGTACCACAAATACATGGAACGCCATATGCCAACTGATGAAACAGAACAGGAGAGGACTGATGATGCAAACCACAAGGATCCTATCACTGAAAGGCAGTATGCAGTTGATATCCTAAAGAagaggttagaggatgaagtgGAAGTCCACCAGAAGCTTTGCAGGCAGGTGAGAGAGAAGTCATTAAGTAGTCTCAAGATGCACTTACCTGAGCTCTTCAGAGCGATGTCAGATtttgcttctgcttcttctgATATGTACATGAAGTTGCAGTCCATTTCTCAATCACAAAATCCAACTGGAAACTGA
- the LOC122667534 gene encoding uncharacterized protein LOC122667534: MSPASKSKSKDKAAARAAKEQTKASSKPSAPPNTGSGIPASAYNPLLGTFHTLETALIGSSPPPHSNGRFRNIDETDDHSGSSLGTGAEYDSVSNNDSCSGESEDQKEKLAGTPVRQEAIPGADNDKRDKIRQKNEKKHQRQRERRAQELRERCSGYLMSRKLEALAQQLVAMGFSSERATMALILNEGKVEESVAWLFEGGEEATQQKDSYFDGGSNLKIDISEELARIAEMEIRFKCSRQEVERIVVACEGDLDKAAETLRSQKQEPPAALPKLEETGDPPVVNNGKVVSVNQSPVRLQAKPAASVTIQQRRDSRDFNYTKAAPTVVASTESGNRNLQSLKRIQLKSDWARSQVTTPVEKRWPNAAASPSPSYSLASPLQVSTPQAKTEARYVVVGSEVKNLQTGAVREPVIMMQRPQSINNAKQNPATSVSASPPVTAGWYPNSAAGVEIMKSNGGLAHIPNTSLGPSSLNSQQVYHQSQYQPFVSSPVESQATGWGSSWGTAGTSSSRSVPPSLGLFSGWGSNGASGSSSPVDWNTGGSMPQCDYTNIDWTLESSSNSRSNGLWLGLASIMKNSRMYDSWSPSTMAGAKPAMRSAAANGVSIAGLQEGPVVVDTPSAASSAGSHEWTSPFAGKDLFSLPREFVTSPSL; encoded by the coding sequence ATGTCTCCAgcatccaaatccaaatccaaggATAAGGCTGCTGCCAGGGCAGCCAAGGAACAGACGAAGGCTTCATCCAAGCCTTCCGCCCCTCCTAACACTGGGAGTGGCATTCCAGCCAGTGCATACAATCCACTTTTGGGAACATTCCATACCCTTGAAACTGCACTAATTGGCTCTTCACCACCTCCACACAGCAATGGTCGGTTCCGGAATATAGATGAGACTGATGATCACTCAGGTAGCTCACTTGGGACTGGAGCGGAGTATGATTCTGTTTCCAACAATGATAGCTGCTCTGGTGAGTCAGAAGACCAGAAAGAAAAATTAGCTGGCACTCCTGTTCGGCAGGAGGCAATTCCTGGTGCAGACAATGACAAGCGTGACAAGATTAGGCAGAAAAATGAGAAGAAGCATCAGCGTCAGAGGGAGAGGCGAGCTCAGGAGTTGCGTGAGCGGTGCAGTGGGTATCTCATGTCTAGGAAGCTAGAAGCACTTGCACAACAGCTTGTGGCAATGGGATTCTCTTCTGAGCGTGCAACAATGGCCCTTATATTGAATGAAGGAAAGGTGGAGGAATCTGTTGCATGGCTATTTGAGGGAGGTGAGGAAGCTACACAACAGAAGGACTCATACTTCGATGGTGGAAGTAACTTGAAAATTGATATTTCTGAAGAGCTTGCTCGAATTGCGGAGATGGAGATCAGGTTCAAGTGCTCAAGACAGGAGGTTGAAAGAATTGTTGTAGCCTGTGAAGGTGATTTAGATAAGGCAGCTGAGACCCTACGGTCACAGAAGCAGGAACCTCCTGCTGCTCTACCAAAGCTGGAAGAAACTGGCGACCCTCCGGTTGTGAATAATGGCAAGGTAGTTTCTGTCAATCAGAGCCCAGTGAGATTACAAGCAAAACCTGCTGCCTCGGTTACTATACAACAGAGAAGGGATTCAAGAGATTTTAATTACACTAAGGCAGCACCTACAGTTGTGGCATCGACAGAATCTGGAAATAGAAACTTGCAGTCTTTGAAGAGGATTCAGTTGAAATCAGACTGGGCAAGGTCACAAGTGACAACACCGGTGGAGAAGCGGTGGCCCAATGCTGCAGCAAGCCCTTCTCCTTCATATTCCTTAGCATCTCCTTTGCAGGTTTCTACTCCACAAGCGAAGACAGAGGCTCGTTATGTGGTTGTCGGAAGTGAAGTTAAGAACCTTCAAACGGGAGCAGTTAGAGAGCCTGTGATCATGATGCAGCGTCCTCAATCCATCAACAATGCAAAGCAGAATCCTGCAACAAGTGTCAGTGCCTCACCCCCTGTGACAGCTGGATGGTATCCCAACAGTGCTGCTGGTGTTGAAATCATGAAGTCAAATGGAGGTTTAGCACATATTCCAAACACAAGCCTTGGACCAAGCAGTCTGAACTCACAGCAGGTCTACCACCAGTCTCAATATCAACCATTTGTGTCCAGCCCTGTAGAATCCCAAGCAACTGGATGGGGAAGCTCATGGGGCACAGCAGGGACATCTTCTTCTCGTTCTGTCCCACCTTCTTTGGGGCTTTTCTCAGGTTGGGGCTCAAATGGTGCTTCGGGCTCATCTTCACCGGTGGATTGGAACACAGGAGGCTCAATGCCACAGTGCGACTACACCAACATAGACTGGACCTTGGAATCATCTTCGAACTCAAGGTCAAATGGGTTGTGGCTGGGTCTTGCATCAATCATGAAGAATAGCCGTATGTACGACTCATGGTCACCTTCAACAATGGCGGGTGCAAAGCCTGCGATGAGGTCGGCAGCTGCAAATGGTGTCTCCATTGCTGGGTTGCAGGAAGGTCCAGTGGTAGTGGATACACCTTCAGCGGCGTCTTCTGCAGGTTCACATGAGTGGACATCTCCTTTCGCAGGGAAGGATCTCTTCAGTCTGCCCCGGGAATTTGTTACATCCCCATCTCTGTAG